One region of Qipengyuania gaetbuli genomic DNA includes:
- the gltX gene encoding glutamate--tRNA ligase, with product MTTITRFAPSPTGRLHVGNIRTALHNWMLARKAGGRFMLRIDDTDAERSREEYVEAIRADLAWLGLEPDGEERQSLRLAKYEAAFEALKAAGRVYPAYETAQELELKRKIQLGRGLPPIYDRGALKLTQDERAAKEAEGVAPHWRFKLDHDEPITWDDGVRGAQKFDAAQLSDPVIRRADGSWLYMLPSAVDDLDMGVTDVLRGEDHVSNTAVQIQMFTALIAAQYAAAKMPRFAHEALLVGREGKLSKRLGSLGCDAFREKGIEPQALVALLARLGTSQPVEPIAERSALVDSFDLSTFGRAPAKFDDAELERINAALVHQMDFTSVEHRLPEGMDEAGWHAIRPNLSHVHEAADWWRLVTGPIEQPEFAEDDRAYLAEAARRLAWGDDPWHALTNALKEATGRKGKPLFLPLRQALTGMDHGPDMAELLPLIGEVEARARLVRAAA from the coding sequence ATGACCACCATCACGCGTTTCGCGCCGTCTCCGACCGGGCGTCTCCATGTCGGCAATATCCGCACCGCGCTCCACAACTGGATGCTCGCGCGAAAGGCCGGCGGGCGCTTCATGCTGCGCATCGACGACACCGATGCGGAGCGCAGCCGCGAGGAGTATGTCGAGGCGATCCGCGCCGATCTCGCCTGGCTCGGCCTCGAGCCCGATGGCGAGGAGCGCCAGTCGCTGCGCCTTGCCAAGTACGAGGCTGCGTTCGAGGCGCTGAAGGCCGCAGGCCGGGTCTATCCCGCCTACGAGACCGCGCAGGAACTCGAACTGAAGCGCAAGATCCAGCTGGGTCGCGGCCTGCCGCCGATCTACGACCGCGGCGCGCTCAAGCTCACGCAGGACGAACGTGCGGCGAAGGAAGCGGAAGGCGTCGCCCCGCACTGGCGCTTCAAGCTCGACCATGACGAACCGATCACCTGGGACGACGGCGTGCGCGGGGCGCAGAAATTTGACGCTGCCCAGCTTTCCGATCCGGTCATCCGCCGCGCCGACGGCAGCTGGCTCTACATGCTGCCGAGCGCGGTCGACGATCTCGACATGGGCGTTACCGACGTGCTGCGCGGCGAAGACCACGTCAGCAATACTGCCGTTCAAATTCAGATGTTTACCGCGCTTATTGCTGCACAATATGCTGCAGCAAAAATGCCGCGTTTCGCGCATGAGGCATTGCTGGTCGGGCGCGAGGGGAAGCTGTCGAAACGCCTCGGCTCGCTGGGCTGCGATGCCTTCCGCGAGAAAGGCATCGAACCGCAGGCGCTGGTGGCGCTGCTCGCCCGTCTCGGGACAAGCCAGCCGGTCGAACCGATCGCCGAGCGCAGCGCGCTGGTCGACAGCTTCGACCTGTCCACCTTCGGTCGGGCACCTGCGAAATTCGACGATGCGGAACTGGAGCGGATCAATGCCGCGCTGGTGCACCAGATGGATTTCACATCCGTCGAGCATCGCCTGCCCGAAGGCATGGACGAGGCCGGCTGGCATGCCATCCGTCCGAACCTGTCGCACGTGCACGAGGCGGCCGACTGGTGGCGGCTCGTGACCGGCCCGATCGAGCAGCCGGAGTTTGCCGAAGACGACCGCGCTTACCTTGCAGAAGCTGCGCGCCGGCTCGCGTGGGGCGACGATCCCTGGCACGCGCTCACCAACGCGTTGAAGGAGGCGACGGGGCGCAAGGGCAAGCCGCTGTTCCTGCCGCTGCGGCAGGCACTGACCGGCATGGACCACGGCCCGGACATGGCGGAACTCCTGCCGCTGATCGGCGAGGTAGAGGCGCGTGCGCGGCTGGTGCGGGCGGCCGCTTAG
- a CDS encoding dioxygenase family protein, which translates to MPAFSRRNFIVAGGAATIAAPVAGQDLLEVLGKSTPPQQLGPFYPTARPLDQDSDLTHVQGVHGTAQGDLLDVFGVVTNHDGSPLAGVTLDLWQANAVGRYMHGGDQREELPLDPYFQGSAVLVTDAQGRYRFRTIRPGIYAFGGTPRPRHIHFDIKSRQARLTTQMYFPGEKENAIEDIADESLLVARAADSLDAGGVEALRWDVRLPYG; encoded by the coding sequence ATGCCTGCATTTTCACGCCGTAATTTCATCGTCGCAGGGGGCGCTGCCACCATCGCGGCACCCGTAGCCGGACAGGACCTGCTCGAAGTCCTCGGCAAATCGACCCCGCCGCAGCAGCTCGGCCCCTTCTATCCGACCGCAAGGCCGCTCGACCAGGATTCCGACCTGACCCATGTGCAGGGCGTCCATGGCACGGCGCAGGGCGACCTCCTCGATGTCTTCGGTGTGGTGACCAACCATGACGGCTCGCCGCTTGCGGGCGTGACGCTGGACCTGTGGCAGGCCAATGCGGTGGGTCGGTACATGCACGGCGGCGACCAGCGCGAGGAACTGCCGCTCGACCCCTATTTCCAGGGTTCGGCCGTGCTGGTGACCGATGCGCAAGGGCGCTACCGTTTTCGCACCATCCGCCCCGGCATCTATGCCTTCGGCGGCACCCCGCGGCCCCGCCACATCCATTTCGATATCAAGAGCCGGCAGGCGCGCCTGACCACGCAGATGTATTTCCCGGGCGAGAAAGAGAACGCGATCGAGGATATCGCGGACGAATCGCTCCTCGTCGCACGCGCCGCGGACTCGCTCGATGCGGGCGGTGTCGAAGCGCTGCGCTGGGATGTGAGACTGCCTTACGGCTGA
- the pyk gene encoding pyruvate kinase produces MAKPDKEREGAPKLDPRGRKVKILATVGPASRSPEMLARLFKAGVDAFRVNMSHGEHETHAETIAAIRALEKQFHRPIAILADLQGPKLRVGKFKDGKAVIRHSGHFTLDRNPEPGDETRVELPHPELFGLLEKGQRLLINDGKIRLRVIRADENEILCSAEVGGVISDRKGVNVPDAEVPIPALTDKDRKDLAFAMQQGVDWIGLSFVQRPEDLAEARKLMGGYGALCAKIEKPMAVRRLDEIIELSDGIMVARGDLGVELEPQEVPPLQKQIVNKARTAGKPVIVATQMLESMIESPAPTRAEVSDVANAVYDGADAVMLSAETAAGDWPEEAVTIMHRIAHQVERDEAYLPRVRFLDTPPDKTTADALAHACMTVADTVSIAAITVFTGSGSTARRVARERPSVPMLVLTPSMKTARRLALLWGAHAVATKDIGSFEEMIAKGKRMALRHGFAGAGSKLVALAGVPFGTPGSTNLMHVVTVSGDELEKYQGR; encoded by the coding sequence ATGGCAAAGCCCGACAAAGAGCGCGAAGGCGCACCCAAGCTCGATCCCCGTGGCCGCAAGGTCAAGATTCTCGCGACCGTGGGCCCGGCCAGCCGATCTCCCGAAATGCTCGCCCGCCTGTTCAAGGCCGGGGTCGATGCCTTCCGCGTCAACATGAGCCATGGCGAGCACGAGACCCATGCCGAGACGATCGCCGCGATCCGCGCGCTGGAAAAGCAGTTCCACCGCCCCATCGCGATCCTTGCCGATCTGCAGGGTCCGAAGCTGCGCGTGGGCAAGTTCAAGGACGGCAAGGCGGTCATCCGCCATTCGGGCCACTTCACGCTCGACCGCAATCCCGAGCCGGGTGATGAGACCCGCGTCGAATTGCCGCATCCCGAGCTGTTCGGCCTGCTCGAAAAGGGCCAGCGCCTGCTGATCAACGACGGCAAGATCCGCCTACGCGTGATCCGTGCCGACGAGAACGAAATCCTCTGTTCGGCAGAGGTCGGCGGCGTCATTTCCGACCGCAAGGGCGTCAACGTACCCGATGCCGAAGTGCCGATCCCCGCACTGACCGACAAGGACCGCAAGGACCTGGCCTTTGCCATGCAGCAGGGCGTCGACTGGATCGGCCTCAGCTTCGTGCAGCGTCCCGAAGACCTTGCCGAAGCGCGCAAGCTGATGGGCGGCTATGGTGCGCTGTGCGCCAAGATCGAAAAGCCGATGGCGGTCCGCCGGCTCGACGAGATCATCGAACTGTCCGACGGCATCATGGTCGCCCGCGGCGATCTCGGCGTGGAGCTGGAGCCGCAGGAAGTCCCGCCGCTGCAAAAGCAGATCGTCAACAAGGCGCGCACCGCCGGCAAGCCGGTGATCGTCGCCACCCAGATGCTCGAAAGCATGATCGAGAGCCCCGCGCCGACCCGCGCCGAGGTCTCCGACGTCGCCAATGCCGTCTATGACGGAGCTGACGCGGTCATGCTGTCGGCCGAAACCGCCGCCGGCGACTGGCCGGAGGAAGCCGTCACCATCATGCACCGCATCGCCCACCAGGTCGAACGGGACGAGGCTTACCTGCCGCGCGTGCGCTTCCTCGACACGCCGCCGGACAAGACCACTGCCGACGCGCTGGCCCATGCCTGCATGACCGTGGCCGACACCGTCTCGATCGCCGCGATCACCGTCTTCACCGGATCGGGCAGCACCGCCCGCCGCGTGGCGCGCGAACGCCCGAGCGTGCCGATGCTGGTCCTCACGCCCAGCATGAAGACCGCCCGCCGTCTTGCCCTGCTGTGGGGCGCGCACGCCGTGGCCACCAAGGACATCGGCAGCTTCGAAGAGATGATCGCCAAGGGCAAGCGCATGGCACTGCGCCATGGCTTTGCCGGGGCGGGCAGCAAGCTGGTCGCACTCGCAGGCGTACCCTTCGGCACGCCCGGCTCCACCAATCTCATGCACGTCGTCACCGTCAGCGGCGACGAGCTGGAGAAATACCAAGGCAGGTGA
- a CDS encoding DUF1244 domain-containing protein: protein MVTNAPDPLDRLPDDVAAAAFRRLVRHLQHRHDAQNIDLMGLAGFCRNCLADWIIDAGYEGDKAQARELVHGMPQDEWKATRQSPATPEQLERMEASIAKNRVE from the coding sequence ATGGTTACGAATGCACCCGACCCGCTCGACCGACTGCCCGATGACGTAGCGGCAGCAGCTTTCCGGCGGCTGGTCCGGCACCTGCAGCACCGCCATGATGCCCAGAACATCGACCTGATGGGACTGGCCGGTTTCTGCCGCAACTGCCTTGCCGACTGGATCATCGATGCCGGTTACGAAGGCGACAAGGCGCAGGCGCGCGAACTGGTGCACGGAATGCCGCAGGACGAGTGGAAGGCGACCCGCCAGTCTCCTGCCACGCCCGAGCAGCTGGAGCGCATGGAAGCCAGTATCGCGAAAAATCGCGTGGAGTAG
- a CDS encoding DUF2312 domain-containing protein: MAEATDDRLRLLIERIERLEEEKKGIADDIRDVYAESKAVGYDTKIMRQIIKLRKMKPDERSEQETILDTYKAALGMG, from the coding sequence ATGGCCGAAGCCACCGACGACCGCCTGCGCCTTCTCATCGAGCGCATCGAACGCCTCGAAGAAGAGAAGAAGGGCATCGCCGACGATATTCGCGACGTCTACGCCGAATCCAAGGCAGTGGGCTACGACACCAAGATCATGCGCCAGATCATCAAGCTTCGCAAAATGAAGCCGGACGAGCGCAGCGAGCAGGAAACGATCCTCGATACCTACAAGGCCGCGCTCGGAATGGGTTGA
- a CDS encoding heavy metal-binding domain-containing protein: MAGPWKDARGVIVTTTPTIEGRPIQEYMGIVTGEVIVGANIFRDLFANIRDIVGGRSGSYERILADARNQAIEELQAEAATRGGNAVVGIDLDYEVIGDTGSMLMVSASGTAVKV; the protein is encoded by the coding sequence ATGGCAGGACCCTGGAAAGACGCGCGCGGCGTCATCGTCACCACCACCCCCACGATCGAAGGCAGGCCGATCCAAGAATACATGGGCATCGTCACCGGCGAGGTGATCGTGGGTGCGAACATCTTCCGCGACCTGTTCGCCAATATCCGCGACATCGTCGGCGGGCGTTCGGGCAGCTACGAACGCATCCTTGCCGATGCGCGCAATCAGGCGATCGAGGAACTGCAGGCCGAAGCGGCCACGCGCGGCGGCAATGCGGTGGTCGGCATCGACCTCGATTACGAGGTGATCGGCGACACCGGATCGATGCTGATGGTCAGCGCCAGCGGCACTGCGGTGAAGGTCTGA
- the trpS gene encoding tryptophan--tRNA ligase, translating into MRVVSGIQPTGNLHLGNYLGAIRNWVRMQDEMEEGSQCLFFLADLHAISMPHDPVELRKGTLEMAAALVACGIDPQRSVLFNQAQVPQHAELQWLLGGTARMGWLNRMTQWKDKAGKNREGQSVALFTYPVLQAADVLLYQATHVPVGEDQKQHLELARDIAQKFNNDFASEEAPVFTLPEPIVPPQAARIMSLRNGAAKMSKSDPSDMSRINLADDPDDVMKKIKKAKTDPEPLPSEVEGLEDRPEALNLVTIYAALTDGSVEGVLKDFGGEGFGKFKPALGELLVETLRPISARFTELLEDREALDAILARGAAQAREIAVPTLDATYEALGLVRG; encoded by the coding sequence ATGCGCGTTGTTTCCGGCATCCAGCCCACCGGCAATCTCCACCTCGGCAATTACCTGGGGGCGATCCGCAACTGGGTGCGCATGCAGGACGAGATGGAAGAAGGCTCGCAGTGCCTGTTCTTCCTCGCCGACCTGCACGCGATCTCGATGCCGCACGATCCTGTCGAACTGCGCAAGGGCACACTGGAAATGGCCGCCGCGCTGGTCGCGTGCGGGATCGATCCGCAGCGCAGCGTGCTGTTCAACCAGGCACAGGTCCCGCAGCACGCGGAACTGCAGTGGCTGCTGGGCGGCACGGCCCGCATGGGCTGGCTCAATCGCATGACGCAGTGGAAGGACAAGGCGGGCAAGAACCGCGAAGGCCAGTCGGTCGCGCTGTTCACCTACCCCGTGCTGCAGGCCGCCGACGTGCTGCTTTACCAGGCCACCCACGTGCCGGTGGGCGAGGACCAGAAGCAGCATCTCGAACTGGCGCGCGACATCGCGCAGAAGTTCAACAACGACTTCGCTTCCGAGGAAGCGCCGGTCTTCACCCTGCCCGAACCGATCGTGCCGCCGCAGGCTGCGCGCATCATGAGCCTGCGCAATGGCGCGGCCAAGATGAGCAAGTCGGACCCTTCCGACATGAGCCGCATCAACCTCGCCGACGATCCGGACGATGTCATGAAAAAGATCAAGAAAGCCAAGACCGATCCCGAGCCCTTGCCGAGCGAGGTAGAGGGGCTGGAAGACCGCCCCGAGGCGCTGAACCTCGTGACGATCTACGCCGCGCTGACCGACGGCAGCGTCGAAGGCGTGCTGAAGGACTTCGGCGGCGAAGGCTTCGGCAAGTTCAAGCCTGCGCTTGGCGAACTGCTGGTGGAAACGCTGCGCCCGATCTCGGCGCGGTTCACCGAGCTGCTCGAAGACCGCGAGGCACTGGACGCGATCCTCGCACGCGGCGCGGCGCAGGCACGCGAGATCGCCGTGCCCACGCTCGATGCGACCTACGAGGCGCTCGGCCTCGTGCGGGGGTAG
- the murJ gene encoding murein biosynthesis integral membrane protein MurJ produces MSLLKHVGTIGSLTMVSRIAGMAREMIFSRVLGANAVTDAWFQAFIIPNVFRRLFAEGAFSAAFVPMFSKRLHGEGGLEEARSFSADVLSVFLPVLIALCIVFELAMPGVIWLLADKPINPGEFDLAVDFARIMFPYIVLVSLVTLFTGMLNSVSRFAPGASFPIILNIVLIAALLTGERWMEEGASLEQVTYGIAWAVTAGGVIQLLWLLYWVRVEGFRPKLLWPRITPEVKRLSIIALPAAIGGGAYQINTLVQLYFLNQLESGSVSYMNYADRLNQLPLGIIGIALSTAILPTLSKFVGGNNKEGADRIQSDAIELSMLLTIPAAVAMAICATPFITMIFQGGRFDLADAAVTGEVLAALVLGLPAYVLVKVLVPNFYARSDTKTPVYAAFISLAVFVGFNIAFLQRFGVVGVAYASVIGAWINVGYLYIVLLKRGYYAIPLSLVGRVARQLVAAAAMGAALWFARDLLTGWYSAGLFERLGALIVLVACSAVVYFGVAFAVGAIDRQRIAALTRKKAS; encoded by the coding sequence ATGAGCCTGCTCAAGCACGTCGGCACGATCGGCTCGCTCACCATGGTGAGCCGCATCGCCGGAATGGCGCGCGAGATGATCTTCTCGCGCGTCCTCGGCGCAAATGCCGTGACCGATGCCTGGTTCCAGGCCTTCATCATCCCCAACGTCTTCCGCCGCCTGTTCGCGGAAGGCGCTTTTTCGGCCGCCTTCGTGCCGATGTTTTCCAAGCGGCTCCACGGCGAAGGCGGGCTGGAAGAAGCGCGCAGCTTTTCCGCCGACGTGCTCAGCGTCTTCCTGCCGGTGCTGATCGCGCTGTGCATCGTCTTCGAACTGGCGATGCCCGGCGTCATCTGGCTGCTGGCGGACAAGCCGATCAATCCGGGCGAATTCGACCTTGCGGTCGATTTTGCGCGGATCATGTTCCCCTACATCGTGCTGGTCAGCCTGGTGACTCTGTTCACCGGCATGCTCAATTCGGTCTCGCGCTTCGCGCCCGGCGCCAGCTTCCCGATCATCCTCAACATCGTGCTGATCGCCGCCTTGCTGACAGGCGAAAGGTGGATGGAGGAGGGCGCGAGCCTGGAGCAGGTCACCTATGGCATCGCCTGGGCGGTGACCGCAGGCGGCGTGATCCAGCTGCTCTGGCTGCTTTACTGGGTGCGGGTCGAAGGCTTCCGGCCCAAGCTCCTGTGGCCGCGCATCACGCCCGAGGTGAAGCGCCTGTCGATCATCGCCCTGCCCGCCGCGATCGGCGGCGGCGCCTATCAGATCAACACGCTGGTCCAGCTCTACTTCCTCAACCAGCTCGAAAGCGGGTCGGTGAGCTACATGAACTATGCCGACCGGCTGAACCAGCTGCCGCTCGGCATCATCGGCATTGCCCTGTCGACCGCCATCCTGCCGACGCTTTCCAAGTTCGTGGGCGGCAACAACAAGGAAGGCGCGGACCGCATCCAGTCGGACGCGATCGAGCTGTCGATGCTGCTGACCATTCCTGCAGCCGTAGCGATGGCGATCTGCGCGACCCCGTTCATCACCATGATCTTCCAGGGTGGCCGCTTCGACCTTGCCGATGCGGCAGTCACGGGCGAGGTACTGGCCGCGCTTGTCCTCGGCCTGCCCGCCTATGTGCTGGTCAAGGTGCTGGTGCCCAATTTCTACGCGCGGTCCGACACCAAGACACCGGTCTATGCCGCCTTCATCTCGCTGGCGGTCTTCGTCGGGTTCAACATCGCCTTCCTGCAGCGGTTCGGCGTGGTCGGCGTCGCCTATGCCAGCGTCATCGGTGCCTGGATCAACGTTGGCTATCTCTACATCGTCCTGCTGAAGCGCGGGTATTACGCCATCCCGCTGTCGCTGGTCGGGCGTGTCGCTCGCCAGCTGGTCGCAGCCGCAGCCATGGGCGCAGCCTTGTGGTTCGCGCGCGATTTGCTAACCGGCTGGTATTCGGCCGGCCTGTTCGAACGGCTGGGTGCACTTATCGTCCTCGTCGCATGTTCGGCGGTGGTCTATTTCGGGGTGGCGTTCGCAGTCGGCGCCATCGACCGGCAGCGCATCGCTGCCCTCACCAGGAAGAAAGCTTCGTAA
- the secB gene encoding protein-export chaperone SecB — protein sequence MADENDVLTDLNADPAAGANGADNRPTVGVLNQYVKDLSVENPNAPAAYQWSEQPRIDVQVNIAANKITDEVHEVELKMTVRADADQGAMYIVELAYCGLVGIRNVPEEHAHAFLFAETPRLLFPFARGIIAEAVRDLGYPPLMLDPMDFGTLYQQQLQARAAQQAQGTPAPTGNA from the coding sequence ATGGCCGATGAAAACGACGTACTGACCGATCTCAATGCGGACCCTGCAGCCGGTGCCAACGGCGCGGACAACCGCCCCACGGTCGGCGTCCTCAACCAGTATGTGAAGGACCTCTCGGTCGAGAACCCGAATGCGCCGGCTGCCTACCAGTGGTCGGAACAGCCGCGCATCGACGTGCAGGTCAACATTGCGGCAAACAAGATCACCGACGAAGTGCACGAAGTCGAACTGAAGATGACCGTGCGCGCCGATGCGGACCAGGGCGCGATGTACATCGTCGAGCTGGCCTATTGCGGCCTCGTCGGCATCCGCAACGTTCCCGAAGAACACGCGCACGCTTTCCTGTTCGCGGAAACGCCGCGCCTGCTCTTCCCCTTCGCCCGCGGCATCATTGCCGAAGCCGTACGCGACCTCGGTTACCCGCCGCTGATGCTTGATCCGATGGATTTCGGCACGCTCTACCAGCAGCAGCTGCAGGCCCGCGCCGCGCAGCAGGCGCAGGGCACCCCGGCTCCGACCGGGAACGCCTGA
- a CDS encoding Tim44/TimA family putative adaptor protein, whose amino-acid sequence MIYEIVILAAIAAFLGLRLYSVLGQRSEQEEDPIRRSYGPREQNAPPPPVAGSADAIPAARPTVTLRSVDNATSANETAIRAIAASDSRFDLLSFLEGAKAAYAMILEAFWKGDRETLRELTDDDVYASFAAAIDAREAAGETLDNRLIRIEDATVHSAELAGKDARIAVRFVADIAAVTRDKDGTVVAGSLDDAVESRDIWTFRRHVDAMDPNWVLDETDQD is encoded by the coding sequence GTGATCTACGAGATCGTCATCCTTGCCGCCATCGCCGCCTTTCTCGGCCTGCGCCTCTATTCGGTGCTCGGCCAGCGGTCAGAGCAGGAAGAGGACCCGATCCGCCGCAGCTATGGCCCGCGCGAACAGAACGCGCCTCCGCCGCCGGTCGCAGGCAGTGCCGATGCGATTCCCGCCGCCCGCCCGACCGTGACGCTGCGCAGCGTGGACAATGCCACCAGCGCAAACGAAACCGCGATCCGCGCGATTGCCGCCTCCGATTCGCGGTTCGACCTGCTGTCGTTCCTCGAAGGGGCGAAGGCGGCTTACGCCATGATCCTCGAAGCCTTCTGGAAGGGCGACCGCGAAACCCTGCGCGAACTGACCGACGACGATGTCTACGCCAGCTTCGCTGCCGCCATCGACGCGCGCGAGGCTGCCGGCGAAACGCTCGACAACCGCCTGATCCGGATCGAGGACGCGACCGTCCATTCGGCCGAACTCGCGGGCAAGGACGCGCGTATTGCTGTGCGCTTTGTCGCCGATATCGCGGCCGTGACCCGCGACAAGGATGGCACCGTGGTGGCAGGCTCGCTCGACGATGCCGTCGAAAGCCGGGACATCTGGACCTTCCGCCGCCATGTCGACGCGATGGACCCGAACTGGGTCCTCGACGAAACCGACCAGGACTGA
- the mltA gene encoding murein transglycosylase A, with protein MRSALIAGAALLLSACAVVPDARPPMDTGVVPPPPATLADNALSAGLTAGPDIASLPIGSQDAAAALSAFRASCDKILFRDDASGLTSRLDWQGPCLAATNWSSEPRLFFTSQFETAVVGEGKAFATGYFEPEILGSRTRAPGYDVPVYAMPTDLVRAWPDDTPEAERTGRPPLGRYDESGKFVPYFERAEIVAGALEGKVPVIAWAADPVEFFFLQIQGSGLLRQPDGSVMRIGYAGQNGREYVGVGSVMRERGLIGDGPGQYPGSMQGIIQYIRDNPAEGETLMNLNKSWIFFRELTTDGPLGSLEVPVRGRDSVAVDPKFVPYGAPVWLDLDRDVADGLWVAQDTGGAIKGANRFDTFWGNGADAREIAGGMSGRGKAYILLPKGTLARLTP; from the coding sequence ATGCGAAGCGCGCTCATAGCAGGGGCGGCTTTGCTGCTGTCCGCCTGTGCCGTGGTTCCCGATGCAAGGCCGCCGATGGACACGGGCGTGGTCCCGCCGCCGCCTGCGACGCTGGCCGACAATGCCCTGTCGGCAGGCCTGACCGCCGGTCCCGACATCGCCAGCCTGCCGATCGGCTCGCAGGATGCCGCTGCCGCCCTGTCGGCCTTCCGCGCCTCGTGCGACAAGATCCTGTTCCGCGACGATGCGAGCGGCCTGACCAGCCGGCTCGACTGGCAGGGCCCGTGCCTTGCCGCGACCAACTGGTCGAGCGAGCCGCGCCTGTTCTTCACCAGCCAGTTCGAAACCGCCGTCGTGGGCGAGGGCAAGGCCTTCGCAACCGGCTATTTCGAGCCGGAAATCCTCGGCAGTCGCACCCGCGCGCCGGGATACGACGTGCCGGTATATGCCATGCCGACCGACCTCGTGCGCGCATGGCCCGATGACACTCCCGAAGCCGAACGGACAGGCCGGCCCCCGCTAGGCCGCTACGACGAGAGCGGCAAGTTCGTGCCCTATTTCGAGCGGGCCGAGATCGTCGCAGGCGCGCTCGAAGGCAAGGTGCCGGTAATTGCCTGGGCCGCCGATCCGGTCGAGTTCTTCTTCCTCCAGATCCAGGGCTCGGGCCTGCTGCGCCAGCCGGACGGCAGCGTCATGCGCATCGGCTATGCCGGGCAGAACGGGCGCGAATATGTCGGCGTCGGTTCGGTCATGCGCGAACGCGGACTGATCGGCGACGGGCCGGGTCAGTATCCCGGTTCGATGCAGGGCATCATCCAGTATATCCGCGACAACCCTGCAGAGGGCGAGACGCTGATGAACCTCAACAAGAGCTGGATCTTCTTCCGCGAACTGACAACCGATGGCCCGCTCGGTTCTCTCGAAGTGCCGGTGCGCGGCCGCGACAGCGTGGCGGTGGACCCGAAGTTCGTCCCCTATGGCGCGCCCGTCTGGCTCGACCTCGACCGGGACGTGGCCGATGGCCTTTGGGTGGCGCAGGACACGGGCGGCGCGATCAAGGGCGCCAACCGCTTCGACACTTTCTGGGGCAACGGCGCCGATGCGCGCGAGATTGCCGGAGGCATGAGCGGACGCGGCAAGGCCTATATCCTCCTGCCCAAGGGAACGCTCGCGCGTCTCACACCGTGA
- a CDS encoding Smr/MutS family protein, protein MTAPRGLTAEEAAAWEKVAATVDPLHPQARRPVTPAPAAVPAPAPPKPLPRARKAVAPPKQAAPPPPPPPQTNSLDSHWDRRLKSGSIQPDVTLDLHDHGLDAAYDRLMSGIAQARAMGARIVLLITGKPRPVAPADRAERRGAIRAKVLDWLAASSHHSAIAAVRRAHQRHGGEGALYIVLRRER, encoded by the coding sequence GTGACTGCGCCGCGTGGCCTGACGGCAGAAGAAGCGGCGGCGTGGGAAAAGGTCGCCGCGACGGTCGATCCGCTTCACCCGCAGGCACGGCGGCCAGTGACGCCTGCACCGGCCGCCGTGCCTGCGCCTGCTCCGCCCAAGCCCTTGCCGAGGGCCCGCAAAGCGGTAGCGCCGCCGAAGCAGGCGGCGCCACCACCTCCGCCGCCGCCCCAGACCAATTCGCTCGATTCCCATTGGGACCGCAGGCTCAAATCGGGGTCCATCCAGCCCGACGTGACGCTCGACCTGCACGACCACGGGCTCGATGCGGCCTACGACCGCCTGATGAGCGGGATCGCGCAGGCCCGCGCCATGGGCGCGCGCATCGTATTGCTGATCACCGGAAAGCCGCGACCCGTCGCGCCGGCCGACCGGGCGGAGCGGCGCGGGGCGATCAGGGCCAAGGTGCTCGACTGGCTGGCAGCCTCCAGCCATCATTCGGCGATTGCCGCCGTCCGCCGCGCGCACCAGCGCCACGGCGGAGAGGGCGCGCTCTACATCGTGCTCAGGCGCGAGCGCTGA
- a CDS encoding Pr6Pr family membrane protein, whose product MSIVFSGRVRVLAAIISLAAFIGLGVQSTLNLERDGSPLVSFALLLRFFTIWSNLAAAVLFAWIAAKGSIHRAVPFALATALTIVAIVYHALLAADHHPVGLDWYTNQMHHTVIPAATVGWWLAFTRPVDNGWKDLPLVMIAPVAYTVFALVYGEMSGFYAYFFLDVLQYGYGRVFANIAGLALVFMMFGALLLALRRLVSARA is encoded by the coding sequence ATGAGCATCGTATTTTCTGGCCGGGTCCGTGTCCTTGCCGCGATCATTTCGCTGGCGGCCTTTATCGGGCTTGGCGTGCAATCGACGCTGAACCTCGAGCGGGACGGAAGCCCGCTGGTATCCTTCGCATTGCTGCTGCGCTTCTTCACGATCTGGAGCAATCTGGCAGCGGCGGTGCTGTTCGCATGGATCGCAGCGAAGGGCTCGATCCACCGTGCCGTGCCCTTCGCCCTGGCGACCGCGCTCACGATCGTGGCCATCGTCTATCATGCACTGCTGGCGGCGGACCATCATCCGGTCGGCCTCGACTGGTATACGAACCAGATGCACCACACGGTCATCCCCGCCGCGACGGTCGGCTGGTGGCTGGCCTTCACCCGTCCGGTCGACAACGGCTGGAAAGACCTGCCGCTGGTGATGATCGCGCCGGTGGCCTACACCGTTTTCGCGCTCGTTTACGGAGAGATGAGCGGTTTCTACGCCTACTTCTTCCTCGACGTACTGCAGTACGGATACGGGCGGGTTTTCGCGAATATCGCGGGCCTGGCCCTCGTGTTCATGATGTTCGGCGCGCTGCTTCTTGCATTGCGCCGTCTCGTCAGCGCTCGCGCCTGA